Proteins found in one Micropterus dolomieu isolate WLL.071019.BEF.003 ecotype Adirondacks linkage group LG12, ASM2129224v1, whole genome shotgun sequence genomic segment:
- the LOC123980414 gene encoding heterogeneous nuclear ribonucleoproteins C1/C2 isoform X6: MMDNVTNKTDPRSLNSRVFIGNLNTLLVTKADVEAIFSKYGKVVGCSIHKGYAFVQYSNERNARAAVAGEDGRMIVGQVLDINLAGEPKPHRSKTVKRSAGDMYSSSLDLDYDFQRDYYDRVYSYQSRVPPPPPPLSRAVIPSKRPRVSLSGGGSRRTKTSFSSSKSSQRTSRAMKADDLQTIKRELTQIKHKVDYLLESLERMEKDHSKKSEMKSSKPEPGELSSLNSSTSSKKDDSLKRDRESQELNDSEDEGDLLEDEDEVRSWEEEREGARTRAKASMTFADYSMKSRGREEEEEDEEEEGEQEEGEDDGDSANGDDS, encoded by the exons ATGATGGA CAACGTGACCAACAAGACTGACCCGCGCTCCCTTAACTCCCGCGTCTTCATCGGCAACCTCAACACCCTGCTGGTCACCAAGGCCGACGTGGAGGCCATCTTCTCCAAGTACGGCAAGGTCGTCGGCTGCTCCATCCATAAGGGCTACGCCTTTGTGCAGTATTCCAATGAGAGGAACGCACGGGCCGCCGTGGCCGGCGAGGACGGCCGCATGATCGTGGGACAGGTGCTAG ACATCAACCTGGCAGGTGAGCCGAAACCTCACCGATCAAAGACAGTGAAGCGTTCTGCAGGGGACATGTACAG TTCATCTCTTGATTTGGACTATGACTTTCAAAGAGATTACTATGATAG GGTGTACTCCTACCAGTCCCGGGtgccccctccccctcctcccctgtcCCGTGCTGTCATTCCCTCAAAGCGTCCCAGAGTCAGCCTGAGCGGAGGAGGGAGCCGGAGGACCAAAACCAGCTTTTCCTCCTCCAAGAGCAGCCAGAGGACTTCCCGTGCAA TGAAGGCAGATGATCTGCAGACCATCAAGAGGGAGCTCACGCAGATCAAACACAAGGTGGACTACCTGCTGGAGAGCCTAGAGCGCATGGAGAAGGACCACAGCAAGAAGTCCG AGATGAAAAGCAGCAAACCGGAACCAGGTGAGCTCTCTTCCCTCAactcctccacctccagcaAGAAAGACGACAGCCTGAAACGGGACCGAGAAAGCCAGGAGCTGAACGACTCCGAGGACGAGGGCGACCTGCTGGAGGACGAAGACGAGGTGAGGAgctgggaggaggagagggagggagccAGGACGAGAGCTAAGGCATCAATGACTTTTGCAGATTATTCA ATgaaaagcagagggagagaggaggaggaggaagatgaggaggaggaaggcgagcaggaggaaggagaggatgacGGCGATAGTGCCAACGGAGACGACTCCTAA
- the LOC123980414 gene encoding heterogeneous nuclear ribonucleoproteins C1/C2 isoform X1: protein MMSPLSPRISQTGRQTSSDLSTDMMDLMASSNVTNKTDPRSLNSRVFIGNLNTLLVTKADVEAIFSKYGKVVGCSIHKGYAFVQYSNERNARAAVAGEDGRMIVGQVLDINLAGEPKPHRSKTVKRSAGDMYSSSLDLDYDFQRDYYDRVYSYQSRVPPPPPPLSRAVIPSKRPRVSLSGGGSRRTKTSFSSSKSSQRTSRAMKADDLQTIKRELTQIKHKVDYLLESLERMEKDHSKKSEMKSSKPEPGELSSLNSSTSSKKDDSLKRDRESQELNDSEDEGDLLEDEDEVRSWEEEREGARTRAKASMTFADYSMKSRGREEEEEDEEEEGEQEEGEDDGDSANGDDS, encoded by the exons ATGATGTCACCATTATCACCCCGAATA agtcagacaggcaggcagacctCCAGCGACCTGAGTACAGACATGATGGA CCTGATGGCCAGCAGCAACGTGACCAACAAGACTGACCCGCGCTCCCTTAACTCCCGCGTCTTCATCGGCAACCTCAACACCCTGCTGGTCACCAAGGCCGACGTGGAGGCCATCTTCTCCAAGTACGGCAAGGTCGTCGGCTGCTCCATCCATAAGGGCTACGCCTTTGTGCAGTATTCCAATGAGAGGAACGCACGGGCCGCCGTGGCCGGCGAGGACGGCCGCATGATCGTGGGACAGGTGCTAG ACATCAACCTGGCAGGTGAGCCGAAACCTCACCGATCAAAGACAGTGAAGCGTTCTGCAGGGGACATGTACAG TTCATCTCTTGATTTGGACTATGACTTTCAAAGAGATTACTATGATAG GGTGTACTCCTACCAGTCCCGGGtgccccctccccctcctcccctgtcCCGTGCTGTCATTCCCTCAAAGCGTCCCAGAGTCAGCCTGAGCGGAGGAGGGAGCCGGAGGACCAAAACCAGCTTTTCCTCCTCCAAGAGCAGCCAGAGGACTTCCCGTGCAA TGAAGGCAGATGATCTGCAGACCATCAAGAGGGAGCTCACGCAGATCAAACACAAGGTGGACTACCTGCTGGAGAGCCTAGAGCGCATGGAGAAGGACCACAGCAAGAAGTCCG AGATGAAAAGCAGCAAACCGGAACCAGGTGAGCTCTCTTCCCTCAactcctccacctccagcaAGAAAGACGACAGCCTGAAACGGGACCGAGAAAGCCAGGAGCTGAACGACTCCGAGGACGAGGGCGACCTGCTGGAGGACGAAGACGAGGTGAGGAgctgggaggaggagagggagggagccAGGACGAGAGCTAAGGCATCAATGACTTTTGCAGATTATTCA ATgaaaagcagagggagagaggaggaggaggaagatgaggaggaggaaggcgagcaggaggaaggagaggatgacGGCGATAGTGCCAACGGAGACGACTCCTAA
- the LOC123980414 gene encoding heterogeneous nuclear ribonucleoproteins C1/C2 isoform X2 translates to MMSPLSPRISQTGRQTSSDLSTDMMDNVTNKTDPRSLNSRVFIGNLNTLLVTKADVEAIFSKYGKVVGCSIHKGYAFVQYSNERNARAAVAGEDGRMIVGQVLDINLAGEPKPHRSKTVKRSAGDMYSSSLDLDYDFQRDYYDRVYSYQSRVPPPPPPLSRAVIPSKRPRVSLSGGGSRRTKTSFSSSKSSQRTSRAMKADDLQTIKRELTQIKHKVDYLLESLERMEKDHSKKSEMKSSKPEPGELSSLNSSTSSKKDDSLKRDRESQELNDSEDEGDLLEDEDEVRSWEEEREGARTRAKASMTFADYSMKSRGREEEEEDEEEEGEQEEGEDDGDSANGDDS, encoded by the exons ATGATGTCACCATTATCACCCCGAATA agtcagacaggcaggcagacctCCAGCGACCTGAGTACAGACATGATGGA CAACGTGACCAACAAGACTGACCCGCGCTCCCTTAACTCCCGCGTCTTCATCGGCAACCTCAACACCCTGCTGGTCACCAAGGCCGACGTGGAGGCCATCTTCTCCAAGTACGGCAAGGTCGTCGGCTGCTCCATCCATAAGGGCTACGCCTTTGTGCAGTATTCCAATGAGAGGAACGCACGGGCCGCCGTGGCCGGCGAGGACGGCCGCATGATCGTGGGACAGGTGCTAG ACATCAACCTGGCAGGTGAGCCGAAACCTCACCGATCAAAGACAGTGAAGCGTTCTGCAGGGGACATGTACAG TTCATCTCTTGATTTGGACTATGACTTTCAAAGAGATTACTATGATAG GGTGTACTCCTACCAGTCCCGGGtgccccctccccctcctcccctgtcCCGTGCTGTCATTCCCTCAAAGCGTCCCAGAGTCAGCCTGAGCGGAGGAGGGAGCCGGAGGACCAAAACCAGCTTTTCCTCCTCCAAGAGCAGCCAGAGGACTTCCCGTGCAA TGAAGGCAGATGATCTGCAGACCATCAAGAGGGAGCTCACGCAGATCAAACACAAGGTGGACTACCTGCTGGAGAGCCTAGAGCGCATGGAGAAGGACCACAGCAAGAAGTCCG AGATGAAAAGCAGCAAACCGGAACCAGGTGAGCTCTCTTCCCTCAactcctccacctccagcaAGAAAGACGACAGCCTGAAACGGGACCGAGAAAGCCAGGAGCTGAACGACTCCGAGGACGAGGGCGACCTGCTGGAGGACGAAGACGAGGTGAGGAgctgggaggaggagagggagggagccAGGACGAGAGCTAAGGCATCAATGACTTTTGCAGATTATTCA ATgaaaagcagagggagagaggaggaggaggaagatgaggaggaggaaggcgagcaggaggaaggagaggatgacGGCGATAGTGCCAACGGAGACGACTCCTAA
- the LOC123980414 gene encoding heterogeneous nuclear ribonucleoproteins C1/C2 isoform X5 — protein sequence MASSNVTNKTDPRSLNSRVFIGNLNTLLVTKADVEAIFSKYGKVVGCSIHKGYAFVQYSNERNARAAVAGEDGRMIVGQVLDINLAGEPKPHRSKTVKRSAGDMYSSSLDLDYDFQRDYYDRVYSYQSRVPPPPPPLSRAVIPSKRPRVSLSGGGSRRTKTSFSSSKSSQRTSRAMKADDLQTIKRELTQIKHKVDYLLESLERMEKDHSKKSEMKSSKPEPGELSSLNSSTSSKKDDSLKRDRESQELNDSEDEGDLLEDEDEVRSWEEEREGARTRAKASMTFADYSMKSRGREEEEEDEEEEGEQEEGEDDGDSANGDDS from the exons ATGGCCAGCAGCAACGTGACCAACAAGACTGACCCGCGCTCCCTTAACTCCCGCGTCTTCATCGGCAACCTCAACACCCTGCTGGTCACCAAGGCCGACGTGGAGGCCATCTTCTCCAAGTACGGCAAGGTCGTCGGCTGCTCCATCCATAAGGGCTACGCCTTTGTGCAGTATTCCAATGAGAGGAACGCACGGGCCGCCGTGGCCGGCGAGGACGGCCGCATGATCGTGGGACAGGTGCTAG ACATCAACCTGGCAGGTGAGCCGAAACCTCACCGATCAAAGACAGTGAAGCGTTCTGCAGGGGACATGTACAG TTCATCTCTTGATTTGGACTATGACTTTCAAAGAGATTACTATGATAG GGTGTACTCCTACCAGTCCCGGGtgccccctccccctcctcccctgtcCCGTGCTGTCATTCCCTCAAAGCGTCCCAGAGTCAGCCTGAGCGGAGGAGGGAGCCGGAGGACCAAAACCAGCTTTTCCTCCTCCAAGAGCAGCCAGAGGACTTCCCGTGCAA TGAAGGCAGATGATCTGCAGACCATCAAGAGGGAGCTCACGCAGATCAAACACAAGGTGGACTACCTGCTGGAGAGCCTAGAGCGCATGGAGAAGGACCACAGCAAGAAGTCCG AGATGAAAAGCAGCAAACCGGAACCAGGTGAGCTCTCTTCCCTCAactcctccacctccagcaAGAAAGACGACAGCCTGAAACGGGACCGAGAAAGCCAGGAGCTGAACGACTCCGAGGACGAGGGCGACCTGCTGGAGGACGAAGACGAGGTGAGGAgctgggaggaggagagggagggagccAGGACGAGAGCTAAGGCATCAATGACTTTTGCAGATTATTCA ATgaaaagcagagggagagaggaggaggaggaagatgaggaggaggaaggcgagcaggaggaaggagaggatgacGGCGATAGTGCCAACGGAGACGACTCCTAA
- the LOC123980414 gene encoding heterogeneous nuclear ribonucleoproteins C1/C2 isoform X4 has translation MMSPLSPRISQTGRQTSSDLSTDMMDLMASSNVTNKTDPRSLNSRVFIGNLNTLLVTKADVEAIFSKYGKVVGCSIHKGYAFVQYSNERNARAAVAGEDGRMIVGQVLDINLAGEPKPHRSKTVKRSAGDMYSSSLDLDYDFQRDYYDRVYSYQSRVPPPPPPLSRAVIPSKRPRVSLSGGGSRRTKTSFSSSKSSQRTSRAMKADDLQTIKRELTQIKHKVDYLLESLERMEKDHSKKSEMKSSKPEPGELSSLNSSTSSKKDDSLKRDRESQELNDSEDEGDLLEDEDEMKSRGREEEEEDEEEEGEQEEGEDDGDSANGDDS, from the exons ATGATGTCACCATTATCACCCCGAATA agtcagacaggcaggcagacctCCAGCGACCTGAGTACAGACATGATGGA CCTGATGGCCAGCAGCAACGTGACCAACAAGACTGACCCGCGCTCCCTTAACTCCCGCGTCTTCATCGGCAACCTCAACACCCTGCTGGTCACCAAGGCCGACGTGGAGGCCATCTTCTCCAAGTACGGCAAGGTCGTCGGCTGCTCCATCCATAAGGGCTACGCCTTTGTGCAGTATTCCAATGAGAGGAACGCACGGGCCGCCGTGGCCGGCGAGGACGGCCGCATGATCGTGGGACAGGTGCTAG ACATCAACCTGGCAGGTGAGCCGAAACCTCACCGATCAAAGACAGTGAAGCGTTCTGCAGGGGACATGTACAG TTCATCTCTTGATTTGGACTATGACTTTCAAAGAGATTACTATGATAG GGTGTACTCCTACCAGTCCCGGGtgccccctccccctcctcccctgtcCCGTGCTGTCATTCCCTCAAAGCGTCCCAGAGTCAGCCTGAGCGGAGGAGGGAGCCGGAGGACCAAAACCAGCTTTTCCTCCTCCAAGAGCAGCCAGAGGACTTCCCGTGCAA TGAAGGCAGATGATCTGCAGACCATCAAGAGGGAGCTCACGCAGATCAAACACAAGGTGGACTACCTGCTGGAGAGCCTAGAGCGCATGGAGAAGGACCACAGCAAGAAGTCCG AGATGAAAAGCAGCAAACCGGAACCAGGTGAGCTCTCTTCCCTCAactcctccacctccagcaAGAAAGACGACAGCCTGAAACGGGACCGAGAAAGCCAGGAGCTGAACGACTCCGAGGACGAGGGCGACCTGCTGGAGGACGAAGACGAG ATgaaaagcagagggagagaggaggaggaggaagatgaggaggaggaaggcgagcaggaggaaggagaggatgacGGCGATAGTGCCAACGGAGACGACTCCTAA
- the LOC123980414 gene encoding heterogeneous nuclear ribonucleoproteins C1/C2 isoform X3 yields MMDLMASSNVTNKTDPRSLNSRVFIGNLNTLLVTKADVEAIFSKYGKVVGCSIHKGYAFVQYSNERNARAAVAGEDGRMIVGQVLDINLAGEPKPHRSKTVKRSAGDMYSSSLDLDYDFQRDYYDRVYSYQSRVPPPPPPLSRAVIPSKRPRVSLSGGGSRRTKTSFSSSKSSQRTSRAMKADDLQTIKRELTQIKHKVDYLLESLERMEKDHSKKSEMKSSKPEPGELSSLNSSTSSKKDDSLKRDRESQELNDSEDEGDLLEDEDEVRSWEEEREGARTRAKASMTFADYSMKSRGREEEEEDEEEEGEQEEGEDDGDSANGDDS; encoded by the exons ATGATGGA CCTGATGGCCAGCAGCAACGTGACCAACAAGACTGACCCGCGCTCCCTTAACTCCCGCGTCTTCATCGGCAACCTCAACACCCTGCTGGTCACCAAGGCCGACGTGGAGGCCATCTTCTCCAAGTACGGCAAGGTCGTCGGCTGCTCCATCCATAAGGGCTACGCCTTTGTGCAGTATTCCAATGAGAGGAACGCACGGGCCGCCGTGGCCGGCGAGGACGGCCGCATGATCGTGGGACAGGTGCTAG ACATCAACCTGGCAGGTGAGCCGAAACCTCACCGATCAAAGACAGTGAAGCGTTCTGCAGGGGACATGTACAG TTCATCTCTTGATTTGGACTATGACTTTCAAAGAGATTACTATGATAG GGTGTACTCCTACCAGTCCCGGGtgccccctccccctcctcccctgtcCCGTGCTGTCATTCCCTCAAAGCGTCCCAGAGTCAGCCTGAGCGGAGGAGGGAGCCGGAGGACCAAAACCAGCTTTTCCTCCTCCAAGAGCAGCCAGAGGACTTCCCGTGCAA TGAAGGCAGATGATCTGCAGACCATCAAGAGGGAGCTCACGCAGATCAAACACAAGGTGGACTACCTGCTGGAGAGCCTAGAGCGCATGGAGAAGGACCACAGCAAGAAGTCCG AGATGAAAAGCAGCAAACCGGAACCAGGTGAGCTCTCTTCCCTCAactcctccacctccagcaAGAAAGACGACAGCCTGAAACGGGACCGAGAAAGCCAGGAGCTGAACGACTCCGAGGACGAGGGCGACCTGCTGGAGGACGAAGACGAGGTGAGGAgctgggaggaggagagggagggagccAGGACGAGAGCTAAGGCATCAATGACTTTTGCAGATTATTCA ATgaaaagcagagggagagaggaggaggaggaagatgaggaggaggaaggcgagcaggaggaaggagaggatgacGGCGATAGTGCCAACGGAGACGACTCCTAA